TTGCGGTAAACGTGCAATTCCCCGCCGTCGATACTCGCTTTGCGGATGATGGCTTGTTGCTGCAGGATGTGCCCGAGATGGATGCCATCCGCTACTATGTTATTGAAAACCAAATGAAAACGATCTTTCTGCGTGTCGATTACCTTGTCGAACTGGGCTTTGCTGTACCGGGGATCCAGCTCCAGCCGGCCAATGGATATCTGCCGCGCCACGGCGTTGTAGGATATATTATTAACCCGGAGCCAGTAAAGGCTGTCGGGCGTCCGGTACTCCCATTTCTTGAGGTCCACCCTGAAATCCTGGGCATAGAGCACGCGGGTAAGGTCGTTTTGGGTGATGGAGTCGATGGCGAGATTTCGTAGCACCACGTCGAGATTACCGAGTTTCGTGATTTTACGGCTGCTGTCTTTCCGGATCTGCGTGAAAAGCAGGCTGGTATTGGCCAGTTCTATCTCTCCGATCCGGAAATGCTTGATATTGGTGGACATGGTTTCGTAGAAACTCCGTTTGGGCGTGGTGTCGTTGGCGCGCATGTCGTGGACGATGGTGAGTTCGGGGTCGCGGAGGCGGAACGAGGTGGCATCGACTTCCTTATCCAGGAAATACCGCCAGATTTTCAGCCCTGTAACCTGTATCCGGCCCAGTTTGGCGTTGTACAGCACTTCCGGGGCGCGCTGTTCGGCCAGCAGCCTTTCGTATACCGCCGAATCGGGGAGGAAGGCGACGTTGTCGATGGCCACGCTGCCGGTCAGCAGGTTGAGGTTGATCTTGCCGTAGGCGAGCGTGTAGAGGGAGTCGGACCCTTCGGCCACATATTTCCGCAATTCCGCGTCGAGCAGCTTCTTCCAGTGTACGCTCAGGTACCAGCCGCCGATGGCGAGAATGCCGATGAGCGCGCCGGCTGCAATAAAGATGATTTTCCAGGATTTTTTCATGCGTAACCAACTGTTGCTAAATTTATACCAATTCCGGCAGAACGTCTGACAATTGTAAGGACTTTGTCAGGGTGATGCGATAATAACAATGATTCGTTACTTTTGTCCGGCTTCACATGAAAGAAATACAGGAAATATTACAATTGGCGATGGCCCAGCCCGCGATGAGCGATCAGCTGGAGCTGGCGGTAACCGAAACGGTGGCCGTGCCCGATTGCCTGGATTATACTTTGCAACGGTATGTGTACGATCGCCCGCTTCCTGTGGAAGATGTGGCGATGGTCGTTTACCAGCCTGCCAAGCGCGGCAAGAGCGCGGCCATCGAGCTGCGGTATTGCGTGGCGGGCAATAAATACTGCCGCAAGCCGAATTGCAACGACCGCGTTTGCGTGGAAGGGCATAAGGCGGCGGAGTGCAGCAGCGACAAGCTGCCGTCGATCGATCTGATTACGGTACGTTTCCATCCCGGGTTCATCCAGTCTTTACAGAAGAGCAATACGAACAGTACGCTTTTCGAGCTGCAATCCCGCAAACCTTTCATGAAAACCATCCAGCCCTGCACCAAATCCAAATCGGTGTTGGAGCAGATGGTGCATCATAACTATGAAGGGGTGTTGAAAAACATCTTTTTACAGAGTAAATCCCTCGAGCTGCTGCTCTTCAGTTCCGACCAGTTCATCCAAAACGACACGGAAGAGCGTTATGGCTGCCGCTTCCTCACGCAGATGGAAGACCGCTCGAAGATTGAGCGCGCGCGCTCCATTCTTCTGGAGCAGCTGGATGCGCCGATCACGATCCGTGAACTGGCGCGCAAGGTGGCGATGAACGAATGTTACCTTAAGAAAGGATTCAAAGCCATGTACGGCACTACCATCTACGATTATTTCCAGAAAGAAAGAATGGAAAAGGCCCGCGGTCTCCTGTATGAAAAGGGGATGTCCGTTTCTGAGGTGGCCATGATGATGGGGTATTCCTGCATTTCGCATTTCTCTACCGCATTTAAAAAACATACAGGCCTGAAACCCTGTGAGTTACTGCTTCGGTAAGGCGTTTTTCCCGCTACGATCATTTCTTTTCCCGATTCGATAATTCCTTTTATGAAGATCGTTGCATCTTTGTAAAACGAAACCGGATATCCATCTGATTTCCTCATAAGCTTCCTTATCAGATTTGACCTTAATCGGGAAGGCTTGCGGTTAGTAAAGCCATTGAAGCGGCGCCTTATCAAACACCACTCACGACAAAGAGCGGGCGCTGCGATCCGTAAGTTTTTCCACCGTAATTTGCATAAAGCCGTTACTTTTCTGTGACGGCTTTTCTTATTGCTCCGCGCCGTTCATGATAACCCGCCTTGTTCCCTCCGCCATTTGCGATTTCCGTTTTCGAGGACTATCTCCTCCATGTCCGGCATCTAAAATATTCGTTTCGGTGACTGCGAATTTGCTGCGGCGGATGTAGGATTTTCATTTATGCAATGCGGAGTCCTGACGATATTGCGGGGGGCGTTGTGGAAGGGTGCGGTAAAAATTCGACTCTCGTGTAATTTGATCTACAGCTGATGCGCCACGATCCGGAAATAATAATTGTTAAAATGACAGGATTGGCGGTTGGAGCGGGGTAGAGGGAGTTGGATGGCTGGAAAGGGGAATTAATTTGAACTTGAAGGAGATATGCTGCAGGACGGGCGTTTGGAGGAAAAGAAAAACCCCGCCCAAAAGAGCAGGGTCTGTCCTATTTATCCCTATACCTATGAAATACTTAATTATGTGTTGTGAGTACTACTAATCAACAATAGTGCCAGCATCGTTCAGTAGTACTGTTTTGGCAGCACCATTTTCATCGATGCTTACTTTGTAATAAGAGGCAACATCCGCTCTTTCGATTTTCCACCCTTCTTTAACAACGGCAGACGGATATTTGTTCTTCAAAGTTTCCAAAACTGTTTCGGGTACGGCGCCATTGAGGTATTCGCTCCTGGTGGCCACCCATGTGCCTTCGGCATTATACTCTACTGCGGTCTTGATGCCCTCCCTGTCGAAAGATGCGATCCAGTTGCCGCTGGCGGTCTTGGTCCAGGCGGCATCCGTAGTGCCCGCATATTGGGCGTTTTGTTCGAATGCAGCCTTTACAGGAGCCGGAGCTTCTACTTTCTTAGCTGTAGTCTTTGATTTTTTGGTGGATTTCTGTTGCGAAAACGCTATGCTGGAAGTGAAGATAGCAGCGCAAAGAAGTAACGTTACTCTTTTCATAAAAGATATGGTTTTTCTCTGTTATACGGTCTTCTCTTTCAGTACCAAAACCTTGCCAAAAACGCAAAGTAAGTACAGTTTATTGTAAATTACCCAATTTCGCCCGCATTTTTTTTAAAATCCATTATTTTTTATGAATGGCAGGCCCACAGGGAATCCTCCGGCTATTTTCGTAACTTCGCAGAATTTTAATTTTCTTTCATTAACAACCAGGTGGGGTATAGATTATGTCCAGCAAATACCAGGAATATAACCAGCTGAATTTACCGCAGATAGAACAGGAAATCAGGAAGGAATGGGAACAGCACCAGATCTTCGAAAAAAGCGTCTCCAACCGCGACGGCGCCATCCCCTTCGTATTCTATGAAGGCCCCCCCAGCGCCAACGGCCTCCCCGGTATCCACCACGTGATCTCCCGCGCCCTGAAAGACCTCGTATGCCGCTACAAAACCATGAAAGGCTACCAGGTGAAACGCAAAAGCGGATGGGATACCCACGGCCTCCCCGTAGAACTCGGCGTCGAAAAAGCCCTCGGCATCACCAAGGAAGACATCGGGAAGAAAATCTCCATCGCCGAATACAACGAAACCTGCCGCAAGGAAGTACTGAAATATAAAGACCGCTGGGAAGACCTCACCCGTAAAATGGGCTATTGGGTCGACCTCCAGCGCCCCTACATCACTTTCGAAAACGATTACATCGAATCCCTCTGGTGGTGCATGCAGCAGCTCTATAAAAAAGGCCTGCTCTATAAAAGCGTCTCCATCCAGCCCTATTCCCCCGCCGCTGGCACCGGCCTCAGCTCCCATGAACTGAACCAGCCCGGCACCTATAAAGATGTGAAAGACACCACCGTCGTGGCCATGTTCAAAGCCATCGCCTCCGACAAATCCCAATTCCTCTTCGACGCCGCCGGCGCCGGGGAAGAAGTGTTTTTCCTCGCCTGGACCACCACACCCTGGACCCTCCCGTCCAACCTCGGGCTCACCGTCGGCGAAAATATCGACTATCAACTCATCAAAACCTTCAACCCCTACACCCACCTCCCCGTGCATGTAGTGGTGGCCAAAGATCTCGCCGGCAAATACTTCAAAGCCGATGGCGAAAACGGCGACTTCGCCGCCTGGAAGCCGGAAGATAAAATCATCCCCTGGACCGTTGTAGCCAACTTCAAAGGCCGCCAACTCGAAAATATCCGGTACGAGCAACTGTTGCCTTTCGCGCAACCCGAAGAAGGAGACCCCTTCCGCGTTCTTCTCGGCGATTTCGTAACCACCGAAGACGGTACCGGAATCGTACACACCGCACCCGCATTCGGTGCGGACGATAACCGCGTCGGTAAAAAATACGGCATCGGCATCCTCACGCTGGTCGACCGCCAGGGCAAATTCACCGACAGCGTCGGCGAATTCTCCGGCCGCTACGTGAAAAACTACAAGAACGAAACGGATTATAAAGATGTCGACGTAGACATCGCCGTAAAACTCAAGAAAGAAAACCGCGCCTTTCGCGTCGAAAAATACGAACACACCTATCCCCATTGCTGGCGGACCGACAAACCGGTGCTGTACTACCCGCTGGACGCGTGGTTTATCCGCACCACCGCGCTGAAAGACCGCATGGTGGAGCTGAACAAGACCATCCAGTGGAAGCCCGCCGCTACCGGCACCGGCCGTTTCGGCCAGTGGCTGGAGAACATGGTGGACTGGAACCTGAGCCGCAGCCGTTACTGGGGCACGCCGCTGCCGATCTGGCGGACCGAAGACGGGTCCGAGGAAATCTGTATTGGCTCCATCGCGGAGCTGAACGAAGGTATCCGCAAAGCCAATGAAGTGCTGGGCGGCGATGTGAATAAGGCATACCTGCACGATGGCATCCTGGACCTGCATAAGCCTTATGTGGATGAGATCATCCTCGTGAGCCCTACCGGCAAGCCTATGCGCCGCGAGCCCGACCTGGTGGACGTATGGTTCGATTCGGGCGCGATGCCTTATGCGCAGTGGCATTATCCATTTGAGAACAAAGAGAATATCGATAAGGGGCAGGCTTTCCCGGCGGATTTTATCGCTGAAGGCGTGGACCAGACGCGCGGGTGGTTTTACACCCTTCATGCGCTGGGCGTGATGCTGTTTGATAATGTGGCGTATAAGACAGTGGTTTCCAATGGTTTGGTGCTGGATAAAGACGGCAATAAGATGAGCAAGCGCCTGGGTAATGTGGTGGATCCGTTCCAGACCATCGACCAATATGGCGCAGATGCCACCCGATGGTACATGATTACCAATGCATCGCCGTGGGACAATATGAAATTCAATGTGGAGGGTATCAAGGAAGTGCAGCGCAAGCTGTTCGGTACCCTGTACAATACTTATAACTTCTTCGCGATGTACGCCAACCTCGACGGTTTCCGGTTCCAGGAAAAGTATATCCCGTTGGAGGAGCGCCCCGAGATCGACCGTTGGATCATTTCGGTGTTGAACTCGCTGGTGAAGCAGGTGACGGGTAATATGGACGAATATGAGCCCACCCAGGCGGGCCGTGCGGTGCAGGAATTCGTGGACGAGCATTTAAGTAA
Above is a genomic segment from Chitinophaga pollutisoli containing:
- a CDS encoding AraC family transcriptional regulator, which encodes MKEIQEILQLAMAQPAMSDQLELAVTETVAVPDCLDYTLQRYVYDRPLPVEDVAMVVYQPAKRGKSAAIELRYCVAGNKYCRKPNCNDRVCVEGHKAAECSSDKLPSIDLITVRFHPGFIQSLQKSNTNSTLFELQSRKPFMKTIQPCTKSKSVLEQMVHHNYEGVLKNIFLQSKSLELLLFSSDQFIQNDTEERYGCRFLTQMEDRSKIERARSILLEQLDAPITIRELARKVAMNECYLKKGFKAMYGTTIYDYFQKERMEKARGLLYEKGMSVSEVAMMMGYSCISHFSTAFKKHTGLKPCELLLR
- the ileS gene encoding isoleucine--tRNA ligase; this encodes MSSKYQEYNQLNLPQIEQEIRKEWEQHQIFEKSVSNRDGAIPFVFYEGPPSANGLPGIHHVISRALKDLVCRYKTMKGYQVKRKSGWDTHGLPVELGVEKALGITKEDIGKKISIAEYNETCRKEVLKYKDRWEDLTRKMGYWVDLQRPYITFENDYIESLWWCMQQLYKKGLLYKSVSIQPYSPAAGTGLSSHELNQPGTYKDVKDTTVVAMFKAIASDKSQFLFDAAGAGEEVFFLAWTTTPWTLPSNLGLTVGENIDYQLIKTFNPYTHLPVHVVVAKDLAGKYFKADGENGDFAAWKPEDKIIPWTVVANFKGRQLENIRYEQLLPFAQPEEGDPFRVLLGDFVTTEDGTGIVHTAPAFGADDNRVGKKYGIGILTLVDRQGKFTDSVGEFSGRYVKNYKNETDYKDVDVDIAVKLKKENRAFRVEKYEHTYPHCWRTDKPVLYYPLDAWFIRTTALKDRMVELNKTIQWKPAATGTGRFGQWLENMVDWNLSRSRYWGTPLPIWRTEDGSEEICIGSIAELNEGIRKANEVLGGDVNKAYLHDGILDLHKPYVDEIILVSPTGKPMRREPDLVDVWFDSGAMPYAQWHYPFENKENIDKGQAFPADFIAEGVDQTRGWFYTLHALGVMLFDNVAYKTVVSNGLVLDKDGNKMSKRLGNVVDPFQTIDQYGADATRWYMITNASPWDNMKFNVEGIKEVQRKLFGTLYNTYNFFAMYANLDGFRFQEKYIPLEERPEIDRWIISVLNSLVKQVTGNMDEYEPTQAGRAVQEFVDEHLSNWYVRLCRRRFWKGEYGHDKISAFQTLYECLEKVSQLMAPVSPFFSDWLYRNLNSVSGLRAETSVHLSTFPEVNEGAVDTELEERMQLAQDISSLVLSLRKKTNIKVRQPLQKILIPVTDPHMRDQITLVEHLIKSEVNVKTIEYLTETEGFIKKKIKPNFKSLGTRMGAKMKAVAAAIGGMTQHDIATLEKSGEFGLTIDNEPVLIVLTDVDIISEDIPGWTVANKGMLTVALDITISPELLDEGNARELVNRIQKIRKDSGFDLTDRIAVKVPDVPSLKSALMNFNDYICTEILADSLEIVPQLQEGTEVEVNEFKFNVLVNKKANPMATKKKVAGKTTQKAAPAKKAVAKKAVAKKAAAPKKAAAKAAPAKKKPVAAPKKAAAKKPAAKVVKPAPKKAAAKKPAVKATSSKKAVPAKKPAAIAKKAAAPVKKTAVKAAPVAKKPAVVAKAPVKKSVKAVTVKAVPVPAPKTKKAPAAKTPVAQNGPIIAKPVEKVDIMAKSKQEKSEKEPVKKAKAEEPVKRVAEKPAGKTSSRSAGSSRSSSAKPVAYVPEFTKSVLDQPEAPTGPIYRYSDPELQEFKEIILKKLEAAKKELVFLQGLITRKDEAGTDDTENKYMSMEDGSGSQEREQLNQMASRQIQFIDHLEKALVRIENKTYGICRETGKLIEKARLKAVPHATLSIEAKLAKSK